One genomic segment of Salarias fasciatus chromosome 8, fSalaFa1.1, whole genome shotgun sequence includes these proteins:
- the rgrb gene encoding retinal G protein coupled receptor b: MAAYTLPEGFSEFDMFTFGTALLVGGMLGFFLNAISIVSYLRVKEMRNPSNFFVFNLALADLSLNINGLTAAYASYLRQWPFGQEGCAYHGFQGMISVLASISFMAAIAWDRYHQYCTRQKLFWSTTVTMSAIIWILSIFWAAVPLMGWGVYDFEPMRTCCTLDYTRGDRDYVTYMLTLVLLYLMFPAFTMLSCYNAIHKHFKKIHHHRFNTSVPLRVMLMCWGPYVLMCIYACFENVKVVSPKLRMVLPVVAKTNPIFNALLYSFGNEFYRGGVWNFLTGQKIVEPNLKKSK; this comes from the exons ATGGCAGCGTACACTTTACCGGAGGGTTTCTCGGAGTTTGACATGTTTACATTCGGCACTGCGCTCCTGGTTGGAG GCATGCTGGGATTCTTCCTCAATGCCATCAGCATCGTGTCCTATCTCAGAGTGAAGGAGATGCGCAACCCCAGCAACTTCTTTGTGTTCAACCTGGCCTTGGCTGACCTCAGCTTGAATATTAATGGACTCACAGCTGCATATGCCAGTTACCTCAG GCAATGGCCGTTCGGTCAAGAGGGCTGCGCCTATCACGGTTTCCAGGGGATGATTTCAGTCTTGGCCTCCATCAGCTTCATGGCTGCTATCGCTTGGGACAGATACCACCAGTACTGCACCC gacagaagCTTTTCTGGAGCACCACTGTGACGATGAGCGCTATCATCTGGATTCTCTCCATCTTTTGGGCCGCCGTGCCTCTCATGGGATGGGGCGTGTATGACTTTGAGCCCATGAGGACGTGCTGCACGCTGGACTACACCAGAGGGGACAG GGACTACGTCACCTACATGCTGACTCTGGTGCTGCTCTACTTGATGTTCCCAGCTTTCACCATGTTGTCGTGTTACAATGCCATCCACAAACATTTCAAGAAGATCCATCACCACAGG TTTAACACCAGTGTGCCTCTGAGGGTCATGCTGATGTGCTGGGGCCCGTATGTCCTCATGTGTATCTACGCCTGCTTCGAGAACGTGAAGGTGGTGTCTCCAAAGCTCAGGATG GTGCTTCCAGTTGTTGCAAAGACAAACCCGATCTTCAACGCCCTCCTCTACTCATTTGGGAATGAGTTTTACCGCGGAGGCGTTTGGAACTTCCTCACTGGACAGAAGATTGTTGAGCCTAATCTCAAGAAGTCTAAATGA